The nucleotide window CTTCTTGGCCAGTTCCAGGACCTGCTTGGGGGTGCTCATGGGGAGTTGAATCGGGCTGTGGGTCTGTGCGGACTGTAGAAAGGGTCGCCTCCGTCACGCGGCGATCGAGGTCCGGAACTCCCGAAACGCCCGGAAGGGCGAGACGATGCTGGAGGGTTCAGGGTGCCGCTCGCTGCGTGGGAGGCATCGTAGGAATCGTGACGTTCGTGTAAAGGCGGCGCGCAGAAAAAGTCCGGGCCGCCAATCCACGCTTGACACAGGTGGAGACGCGGACGCCGGGGGCGATTCTTATTGGCCCATGAGGCCGGCCAGGTAGGCGCGGATGAGATCCGGCAGATCGTCGCTGTAGCCGCCCTCGAGAATGCTGAAGGTGGGGAGACCGAGGCGCCGGATCCGGTCTCCGAGCCAGTGAAAATCCTCCGTCTCGAGCGTCTCGTGGGCGATGGGGTCACGGGCGTAGGCATCGAAGCCGGCCGAGACGGCGAGCAGGTCCGGGCGTGTGGCGACGAGACGTTCGAGGGAACGGCTCAGGACCTTCCGGTACTCCCCGCGGGGAAAACCCGGGGGGACTGGATCGTTGAAGCCATTGTCGGCGACATCGGCAGTGCCGGTTCCGGGATAACAGGGGTGTTGATGGACGGAGGCGAAGGCGAGGCCCTTCTGACCGGCGAGGATGGCCTCGGTGCCGTTGCCGTGGTGGACATCGAAGTCGAAGACGGCCACGCGGGCGGTGCCGGTGGCGCGGGCATCGAGGGCGGCGATGGCGATCGAGCTGAGGTAGCAGAAGCCCATGGCCCGGGAACGGGTGGCATGGTGACCGGGCGGGCGGAGCAGACTGAACGAGGCAACACCCTCGCGGGCGGCCCGAAGGCCACGCAGGGCTCCGCCGACGCCGCGCAGGGCGTGGTCGAGGATCCCCGGATGGGCCGGGGTATCGCCGTCGAAGGCGGATTTCGCTTCAGCCAGCAGCCGAAGGTGCTCGGCGGTGTGAGCGCGGAGGAGAGGTTCGCTGGTCACCGGATCCGGGGCGGCCCAGGAGAGTTTGAGCGAATCCTGGGAGCGCAGGGCGGCGAGGGTCCGGGAAATGCGCTCGGGCCGCTCGGGGTGGCCCCGGGAATGATACTCCGTGCAGCGTTCGTCGGTGATGACCAGCACGGCGGAATTGCAGCAGAAGGCCGGGGGCGCGCCAACTCCGGAGGGGACGGTCCAGGACGATCACGATCACGATTACGATCACGATTACGATTACGAGG belongs to Verrucomicrobiia bacterium and includes:
- a CDS encoding histone deacetylase, which translates into the protein MLVITDERCTEYHSRGHPERPERISRTLAALRSQDSLKLSWAAPDPVTSEPLLRAHTAEHLRLLAEAKSAFDGDTPAHPGILDHALRGVGGALRGLRAAREGVASFSLLRPPGHHATRSRAMGFCYLSSIAIAALDARATGTARVAVFDFDVHHGNGTEAILAGQKGLAFASVHQHPCYPGTGTADVADNGFNDPVPPGFPRGEYRKVLSRSLERLVATRPDLLAVSAGFDAYARDPIAHETLETEDFHWLGDRIRRLGLPTFSILEGGYSDDLPDLIRAYLAGLMGQ